The Arachis hypogaea cultivar Tifrunner chromosome 19, arahy.Tifrunner.gnm2.J5K5, whole genome shotgun sequence genome has a window encoding:
- the LOC112777771 gene encoding uncharacterized protein produces MHIVSTSKLLLQQLRDGRWCNFLANVKDFCEKHEIEVPNMSAQYVFGRGRSRQPSVTVEHHYRIDVFLATIDSQIQELNSRFNEQTIELLTLSCALDPKDNFKSFNIEEISKLAEKFYPLDFPSNELNILKSQLQHYQYDIPNHLKGIGTLSELCNKLQETGKSRTYHMVDRLIRLVLTLPVSTATTERAFLAMKIVKTRLRKLELPVMMMSSTYTKTKMLPSLENLVNTNTSDLVVVKPKCLSAVDNL; encoded by the exons ATGCATATTGTTTCTACATCAAAGTTACTTCTTCAACAATTAAGAGATGGTAGATGGTGCAATTTTCTTGCAAATGTTAAAGATTTTTgtgaaaaacatgaaattgaagTCCCTAATATGAGTGCACAATATGtttttggaagaggtcgatctcgTCAACCAAGTGTGACAGTTGAGCATCATTATCGAATAGATGTATTCTTGGCAACAATTGACTCTCAAATACAAGAGTTGAATAGTAGATTTAATGAGCAAACAATAGAGCTTTTGACTTTGAGTTGTGCTTTGGATCCTAAGGACAATTTCAAATCATTCAATATTGAAGAAATCAGCAAGTTAGCAGAGAAGTTTTATCCCCTTGACTTTCCTTCTAATGagctaaatattttgaaatctcaGTTGCAACATTATCAGTATGATATACCAAATCATTTGAAAGGCATTGGTACACTTTCGGAATTGTGCAACAAGTTGCAAGAAAcgggaaaatcaagaacttatcaCATGGTTGATAGATTAATACGTCTTGTTTTGACTCTACCAGTGTCTACAGCAACAACAGAAAGAGCTTTTTTAGCAATGAAAATTGTTAAGACAAGACTCCGAA AGCTAGAGCTGCCTGTAATGATGATGTCATCTACATATACCAAGACAAAGATGTTGCCTTCTTTGGAGAACCTGGTAAATACAAACACATCTGACTTGGTTGTTGTGAAACCAAAATGTCTCAGTGCTGTAGACAATTTATAG